Genomic window (Octopus bimaculoides isolate UCB-OBI-ISO-001 chromosome 28, ASM119413v2, whole genome shotgun sequence):
gatacatCAAAAAAGAAATTTCAGTGAAATCAACATTGTTTGTCAGAGGACATTTGATAATAACGTTGATATCAGTGTTGAGTTCGAGCTTCTCCGCCTAGCAGACATATTGTTTTTATGGCAGAAgacagaataagagagagagtgagagagagaaagagcgaggagGATACAAGTTCTACTTAcactttgtgaatatatatatatatatatatatataatctgtaaaaGCGCTTCTGTCACTTGAAATTCATTAGTCTGGTGAAAACGTTACTGAAGGCTTTCATCTATGAATAGACACAAATGCGATAACAAGTGTCGTTGATAAATATTCAATGTCACCTACAGTTGATAGCAAATATCAACCTGGATAATGAGTAacattttcttgatattttttttcttcgtcaGCAAGAAACAAATTCATGAACCCCGTAGAAAACGAAACGAAATTGCTATCAATATTCTTTATAAAACGAAACTTAAAAATCAAcagtttaaattttatatttcgttgttttgttttcttatactTTAAATACAATATCGTAGTAGAATTTCACGTTCTGCGTTTTCTacgtatatttaaatttatttcagaagGCGAAACAATTAACAAAAATTCAAACGTTATTAACTCTTAAATCCCGCCAAGGTATACTTACTAGTGAACCCTCCAGAATCTATACAATAGAGTACCATTTATACGTAAAAATAAAACCTAGACCTAATTTAATCAAGTATTTTCTcacaaatatgtgaatataatagATATATCGGCCGCTCGTCTTATATAAGATTAGCCGGCGTGTACTGATCGATTTATCGATCTTACCTACAACTAAAGAACTATTGAGCTACTTTAGCGTACTTTGGGAGTACCGTAGTCTACGCAATGAAATGACCTGGTTGTGAGTTGGGATTAGTGTTAGACTGCGCAATGTAAACGGCCAGGTAGACAGCAATATACGCGCgcgagtgactgtgtgtgtatgtatgctagcatgcatgtatgtgtctgtctatctatctatttatcagtctatatatatatatatatatatatatatatatatatatatatatatatatatatatatgtgtgtgtgtgtgtctgtttgtctgtctatctatctattctgtttttaatattgaatcctgtctaccaatatatatattgcgtgttcACTCATGgaagtaacaaaagaaatgtaTGTTAAAATAACAATGAGTTTTTATTCCTTCATAAAGTGGTACAGGGGATCAAGTAAgaaacattttgagttcaagtgGTTTTAGTTCATCCATTATTTGGATAATTCATCTTGGGTAGTCATTAGTTACCTGTGCttcattatattaatttatctcACGAAAAATGGCAGGAAATCAGCATAGATTGTCTTAATGAAAAACACTCCAGAACACATACCAATTAGTTGTTTGAGAATGTACTGCAATGTGATTGGACCTTTGATCCAAATCCCGTGCAATACTCAACCAATCACAGCACAGGATGCAGTGTTAAAAACTCACGTGATAGGTAAAATGACCAATCGTTGCAGATTAACATGCTGAGCCGATAAAGGCTGATTGCCTTCAATATGCCACAATAGACATTAGCCTTGCTACAGTGGTCTCATTgcaaatcatttaaattcttcctctcaAGAAGGAGCTGGTTACTGACAAAGATTCAAAATGccatcattgaaatatatacaagtcCAACTGATTTGCGGTTGTACAGGAGGTCATCATCAAGAGGAGCTCACTTTCATTTTCAGCACTAAGttaatgtattcatttttactgttgttgtttagcaagtgctgtctgaGAAAGACTGACATTCAAAGGCTATCTGCACTGATTTCAAGCCCCTACTGCCCTTATCTCTTCTAAGGTAGAGCCTGTTGATATCCCTATTCCCATGGAAATTTCCAGTTGATGTCCGTATCTTGTGAATTTTAACATCTCTGATGTATCCCAAATATTCGAATCAGCACTGGtattgcaaatgcattgtgggatattgtcttgttaGAGGAGAGTTCAGACTGCCATGATATTCTTGGACCACTCTATTTGTATCAATGTCAAgttatttgcaatatattttatatgggaCAGGAGAGATAACGAGACCATTGAAGCACAGATTTTGAGACTGTTAATGTGGGGCTGATTTTCACTGTTCAACTGTTCAACaatcaaataaaaacacaatTGCTTTTGGCTAAATTCCGTTCCTATGTCagttgaaaatgttattaattccagctgttttttggcattgttaacattttagcataaatcttggtcatccacaaagaaattatgagtcaCATTAATATCTCTAGAAGTTGCAGACCCTAGCATGtagctgtttgttttttgtagcaGGAATGGATTTAATGCTGAGAGTAGAGAAAGCCTACctccctttgaaatatttatggtaCTGGAGATGGTTGTTCCACTCTCCATTCTAAGTGTAAGAACTATTTCCCAGGTCTTTGCAAGCCTCAATGGTAGCAATTAGGATAGCAAGAACTTTTGCCAAATTGAGACACTTAAGCAGCCATTAGTGAAGAATAGACACAGATGCCTTCATATAATCAAGCCATGTAAGGCACctacaatgttgttgttttttgtttttacttcaaacAGTACAGCTTCATTTATGAAAAGTTGCTCAATCACATCCCCACACTTCCTGCTCATCAGTTACTATGGTACTGGACTCACAATGATTCTGGGGGAATTGATTGAGGTAACTCGTATACAGTTcgtacataatgtttaggcaagcaatgggcCTGTAGATTTCAGCATAATGGGAAGATACCTGAAAGGGACCTAATAGTTGGATACTAGTATGACAGATTGCTATTTTACCAGAAACCACTGATAAATGTGTTCAAAATTGTACTATGAAAGGTCAGATTGGCAAACCAAATTAGCTTGCTATTGTTTGTTGTACAGGCTTGGTGCTCTTTTCATCCCTGATGACATttaaaatagatggtaaatgtcaTAATAATTTTTTGGAATGCATGATCATTTTCATAAACAACAGGTGGGAtggtattttacagaaaataaggTACATTTTGAATGCAGGATAGCAGTGAAAACAGCCTAGAATATTGGATATATACAAGGTGTAGTCAAAAAGTATCCAACCTTGATTTTTTTTGTGCACAAAATAATAATGCGTGAGCAAAATCCACATGGGTATTAGGTGGCCATGTCTTTCCTGAGCATGCGCAAAAATTTTTGTGTCTATAGGTTACACCATTCACCCACTGACACATTGAGTACAGACATGAAGAGTGTACTGtgtgattttttatttttgagtCAAGATGACTGAGCATATCGAGCCAAGATACtgtatcaaattctgccaacgaatcgaaaccgcgatcctatgaccgcgagtccactgccctacaactgggccattgcgcctccaccgggGGGGGGGGTTACTACTGACCTAGGACCAAACAACAACTTAGGgcataaataatgtagtcctaagcACACTATGAACAGGGAGCGGACTGGATTGGTTTTGACTTTGGGTCGCACAACAGCAGATCAGAGAATTAACCAGGCgttgtttaatatttataaacaatatttatataggtgcaggagtggctgtgtggtaagtagcttgcttaccaaccacatggttctgggttcagtcccactgtgtggcaccttgggcaagtgtcttctactatagccttgggccgaccaaagccttgagtggatttggtagacggaaactgaaagaagcctgttgtatatatatgtatatatatagattcaaggttgaatatggtacttatgcgtaggcacccgaatatcgtatcccaaaaggataggtgatcaaaatcaaaaagaTATGCAACACAGATTTcgaaggtgattgcagtacgcacgtttcatgctactccaatttatttaagtaatgcaagcattacattaaatgcaatatgaagagcaattttcagctgcacgaaaatgcagaaaattactgtagaaaaggcatatgtcttttctactgtaatcacctttgaaatccgtgttgcttattttttgatatatgtatatatatattaaaacatatggtaaaaaatcagatattaattaatatcgatttattaccaggtcttagtagacacatttgatcttcttctagcacattaaatgtccacatAGTGGTCATCGttaaatttaaacatatatatatgtatgtatgtgtgtttatgcgtctgtttgtccccccccccatcgtttggcagccgatgctggtgtgtttacgtccccgtaacgtagcggttcggcaaaaagagaccgatacaataagtactaggcttccaaagaataaacccggggtcgatttgctcgattaaaggcggtgctccagcatggccgcagtcaaatgactgaaacaagtaaaagagtaaacaggaACGACAAACACTAAACACGCCGCACATTTTTCTAACGTGGCCTGATACTTATCGCCCTTGGTTATCCACTGCACTCTCCGCTCAAAGGAGAAACAAAACAGCCTTACATAGTGACTTGGAAAAACCAAGGGAAGCTTcgctttacatacacatacacacacacacacatatatatatatatatatatatatacactcgtttattaatatatatatatatataacacacacNNNNNNNNNNatatatatatatatatatatatatatatatatatatatatataggtagatatacatacacaagcacacacagatatatacgccgGCTGGTCATAAAGTaattgctatatacatatatatatataaatatacagacatatagttacacacatatatatatgtgcgtgttattGGTAAAGATCGGCGTTTATAGATattgtagaaaataataataataataataataatgaaggtacTCACTGAAGAATCGGAACTAAGTACGCAGTTGGCGAATGCAGGAACTAAGCTTGTTGTGGTCGAATTCTTTGCCGAAACGTAagattttcaaacaaaatatattttctgtttatatattatatttgtatgtgtgtgtgtgtgtctgtatatccatctctatatgtgtgtatatatatatatatatatttgtatatatatgtatgtatgtaataatagtagggataaaatccaaaattacaggtaaaaactcaattaaatcagtttattgaaaatcaaaattaaattaagttgcacagtataaaaccatatataaatatatattgtgcttttaattgttaattttctctatatgtgacagtggattttcatcgatgagttcatgaaccttggttcttttccctaaataTATATANNNNNNNNNNNNNNNNNNNNNNNNNNNNNNNNNNNNNNNNNNNNNNNNNNNNNNNNNNNNNNNNNNNNNNNNNNNNNNNNNNNNNNNNNNNNNNNNNNNNNNNNNNNNNNNNNNNNNNNNNNNNNNNNNNNNNNNNNNNNNNNNNNNNNNNNNNNNNNNNNNNNNNNNNNNNNNNNNNNNNNNNNNNNNNNNNNNNNNNNNNNNNNNNNNNNNNNNNNNNNNNNNNNNNNNNNNNNNNNNNNNNNNNNNNNNNNNNNNNNNNNNNNNNNNNNNNNNNNNNNNNNNNNNNNNNNNNNNNNNNNNNNNNNNNNNNNNNNNNNNNNNNNNNNNNNNNNNNNNNNNNNNNNNNNNNNNNNNNNNNNNNNNNNNNNNNNNNNNNNNNNNNNNNNNNNNNNNNNNNNNNNNNNNNNNNNNNNNNNNNNNNNNNNNNNNNNNNNNNNNNNNNNNNNNNNNNNNNNNNNNNNNNNNNNNNNNNNNNNNNNNNNNNNNNNNNNNNNNNNNNNNNNNNNNNNNNNNNNNNNNNNNNNNNNNNNNNNNNNNNNNNNNNNNNNNNNNNNNNNNNNNNNNNNNNNNNNNNNNNNNNNNNNNNNNNNNNNNNNNNNNNNNNNNNNNNNNNNNNNNNNNNNNNNNNNNNNNNNNNNNNNNNNNNNNNNNNNNNNNNNNNNNNNNNNNNNNNNNNNNNNNNNNNNNNNNNNNNNNNNNNNNNNNNNNNNNNNNNNNNNNNNNNNNNNNNNNNNNNNNNNNNNNNNNNNNNNNNNNNNNNNNNNNNNNNNNNNNNNNNNNNNNNNNNNNNNNNNNNNNNNNNNNNNNNNNNNNNNNNNNNNNNNNNNNNNNNNNNNNNNNNNNNNNNNNNNNNNNNNNNNNNNNNNNNNNNNNNNNNNNNNNNNNNNNNNNNNNNNNNNNNNNNNNNNNNNNNNNNNNNNNNNNNNNNNNNNNNNNNNNNNNNNNNNNNNNNNNNNNNNNNNNNNNNNNNNNNNNNNNNNNNNNNNNNNNNNNNNNNNNNNNNNNNNNNNNNNNNNNNNNNNNNNNNNNNNNNNNNNNNNNNNNNNNNNNNNNNNNNNNNNNNNNNNNNNNNNNNNNNNNNNNNNNNNNNNNNNNNNNNNNNNNNNNNNNNNNNNNNNNNNNNNNNNNNNNNNNNNNNNNNNNNNNNNNNNNNNNNNNNNNNNNNNNNNNNNNNNNNNNNNNNNNNNNNNNNNNNNNNNNNNNNNNNNNNNNNNNNNNNNNNNNNNNNNNNNNNNNNNNNNNNNNNNNNCATCTCGGTTACGTCCCTTTACGCTCTCGGGTCTCCCTTGCCATTCTAGTTTTTCGAGTGAACGGCCAGGACACGAGGACGATGTTCAGAATCGTCGGTCGATACCGTTTTAAAtcgtgccccatcatggccgagTAGAATGATTGAAATGCTCTTTGCCCTACACTTTATCCTTCAcacacgctcaaaaaggtgtattttacgtgccacctgcacgggagccagtccagcggcactggcaacaatctcactcgaatgtcttttcacgtgtcaccggcacaactgcaaggaaggcgacgctgggcacaggtgcctgacactacattctgagttcaaattatgccaaggtcaacttttcctttcatcctttcagagttgataaattaagtaccagagaaacactggggtcgatgtaatcaactcacccctcccccaaaatggctacccttgtggcaaaatttgaaaccattattattaagttggaaagctggcagaatctgcCAACAAAATGATTGAcagtattttatccatctttacattctgtgttcaaattctgctgaggttgactttggcattcgttcttttggggtcaatagaatgagtaccggttgagtactggggttggtataatgaacttaactactcctgggtatgaatataaaaaacaatttaaaaactgCACCCTTCTGTCATGCCAGAGTGGCTGAGTAGACTCACCAAATCAGGATGATCTAATGCTCAAATTCCTGACCTCCACATCAGATTGTGGTTGGTGGAGAGATGCTGGGGTCTTCATTCTGCAGTGGACTCAACATGGGCAACCTAATCCAATGAATCTTAAGTCCCTTGGGCttgtgacagaaaagaaaaagaaagataaaacctTATACCCAAGATCACATTTTCCATTCCTTCTTGCCTTCCCAAGGTGGCAGAATGTAATTTGCACAGCTATGTAGAGTCTCCCTCAGCccataaaacacacaatgaatgccttaaccctttagcattcagatgttTCTGTCATATAACGCTTGtctattcacattgatttgaattggTTATGCATTaacttgcagctttgagattccaGTGACAtgattgtagggtaagtgtgagaggctggatctggttggtttgaacataaaacacggAGATTTATTTTCGCTGGATAcagcctgtttaaatgctaaaaggttaaagtttCTATTGTTCTTACAAGTCTGTTTCTATGTCTATTTTTGGTAATTTCAGCTGTGAGCCTTGCCGAATTATTGCTCCAAAATTCGAAGAGATGAGCTTGCAATTCTCAAATGTTGTCTTCCTTAAGGTCGATGTTGAAGCTTTACCAGTAAGTCTCTTTTTTTatctacacctctctctctctctctctctctccttctctgtctatgtgaagacacacaaatacaaacctttgcacacacacacacacacacatcatcatcatcatcatcgtttaacgtccactttccatgctagcatgggttggacgatttggctgatgactggtgaaaccagatggctacaccaggctccaatctgatctggcagagtttctacagctggatgcccttcctaacgccaaccactccgagagtgtagcgggtgcttttacgtgccaccggctagaaggccagtcaggcagtactggcaacggccacgctcaaaatggtgtattttatgtgccacccgcacaagagccaacaTATCtcctcatcatttttacatctgcgTCTCCACGCTTGCAGGAGTTGCAATGGACCTCTTTGCAACACTGCATTTTGGCCATTTCTTGCATTTGTTCCTTTGTCATCACTTGTGTGAGCTTCAACATCACAACATCAATTCCTACCATTTCTGGCACCGTCTCTTCCTTAGTCTTCCCTTTTCCACAGTTCCTTTCTATTCGGATCTCCCAACTCTTCTTTACCCATATCTTAtcttccatacacatcacatgtccttACTAAAGATGCCTTCAAACTTGCCCACCACAGGTGATTGCTCTCAGTCCAACCCCCACCACATTGTTCATGCACACATCACatataaaaggcggcgagctgccagaaacgttagcacgccgggcaaaatgcttagcggtatttcgtctgtctttgcgttctgagttcaaattccgccaaggtcgactttgcctttcatcctttcggggtcgatgaaataagtaccagttacgcactggggtcgatataatcgacttaatctgtttgtctgtctttgtttgtcccctctgtgtgtagcccctggTGGGTTGTAAAGAAATAGCACACATCACATATAAAGTTAAAGGAGTTTCATTCTCGAGTCACACCATCTCACAAGGGCTGGTTTCATAGTGTATGTATTCCCCACCTGGCTAAGACACCAATCTGTCGCAAGATTattcctttttgccagctgagtggaatagatcaacgtgaaatgaagtgttctgaaCAAGAACACCCCCACCtcatccaggaatcgaaaccccaGCAGCAAAGTAGGACCCATTAGTTAATGTACTCCCAGATATACTATGTATGAATAACAGGCAGGATGATTACATAAGTCCActggatcaggattgacctgggattaaatagcaacaaggaaggatacattagctaatgtagtcctagatatgctatgtttgaataaaagccaggatggtcacgactggagcatctctgatcatagtTCTACTGGACCAGGACTGACTTCAGATTCATCAATGTCTCTAACTCGCAAGGCTTCCCAACGTCCTACTCCCTGCAGTCATCTTCCCCAACCGTCCTCGTATTCCCTtaattgttgttctttgtttcctttattgTCCAGGGCTTGGCAGAAGCCAACAAAGTCTTCTCCATGCCGACCTTCCAGTTTTTCCGGAACAAGGTGAAAATCGACGAGTTGAAGGGTTGTAACCCAAAGCCACTTAGGGAGAAGATCATGAAATACAGCAGCGGTGAGGATAGTATTGAGACTGACCCCAACGTGAAGGGCTATGTAAGTAACAACAGGGGGCAAGTGTGCATCTTGTCCCCACTTTCTTTTTCGTGGGGGTGgcagttgactttttttttttgttttacctatTTTAGCTCttgaatgttttatgtatttattattattattgttattattattattagtagtagtagtagtaatagtaggcaatgagctggcagaattgttagcgtactggacaaaatgcttagcagtattttgcctgttgctatgttctgagttcaaattccaccgaggtcaactttgcctttcatccttttgggggtcgatataatcgactagtccccactccacaaatttgaggccttgtgcctccaatagaaaggattattattattattattagtagtagtagtattaggtggtgagctggtagaattgttagcacgctggacaaaaaaCTGAGCAGTACTTCACCCATCgcagtgatgaaaggcaaaatcaccagggttgattttgcctttcatctttttgggggttgatTAAACAAATACCAGCTacacactgggggtcaatgtaatcaacttaatcccttccccaatatttgaggccttgtgcttctagaagaaaggattattattattagtagtagtagttggcagCGAGCTAagatatttgtactcagagccagaggcggtttcagccgggttggtaacgaaagggttaaatgctgATGAGCCATGTTGCCTGCTTTCTGTatggttttgtttctgtttttctttcttaaaaatatttatctGATTTTCTCATGTTTGTTCCAGATGGATCTTTATTCATTAATCAACGAGACTTGCTCAGAATGCCTCAATGAGTCGGACACAAATCCGTTTCACAACTGTCTGTTGAAGAATGGAAGCTACCTAGAATCTGACTGTGATGAACAGGTAAAGTGTTTCTTCGTTTCAGATGTATTCTGATGATGATTGTCTGTCCACTGCATGTCTAACTGTCCACAAAGCTTACAACGTACTTGCAATGTCTGATGCCAGCTGCAGTGGCACTCAAAACAACCAGCAAAAGTATGTGACTTGCTACCCTTTTGtaccttttttattcttttatttgttgcagtcatttgactgtgaccgtgctggagcactgcttgtagttgaacaaatcgacggtaatggcggtactggcaacggccacactcaaatggtgttttttatgtgccacctgcaacaacctcactcaaatgttttgttcatgtgccaccggcacaagtgccagtaaggtgacgctggtaacgatcatgctcaaatggtgttttttatgtgccacctgcaacaacctcactcaaatgttttgttcacgtgccaccggctcaagtgccagtaaggtgacgctggtaacaatcacgctcaaatggtgctttttacgtgccaccagcatggaagccagacagctgctctggcagtgatcctNNNNNNNNNNNNNNNNNNNNNNNNNNNNNNNNNNNNNNNNNNNNNNNNNNNNNNNNNNNNNNNNNNNNNNNNNNNNNNNNNNNNNNNNNNNNNNNNNNNNNNNNNNNNNNNNNNNNNNNNNNNNNNNNNNNNNNNNNNNNNNNNNNNNNNNNNNNNNNNNNNNNNNNNNNNNNNNNNNNNNNNNNNNNNNNNNNNNNNNNNNNNNNNNNNNNNNNNNNNNNNNNNNNNNNNNNNNNNNNNNNNNNNNNNNNNNNNNNNNNNNNNNNNNNNNNNNNNNNNNNNNNNNNNNNNNNNNNNNNNNNNNNNNNNNNNNNNNNNNNNNNNNNNNNNNNNNNNNNNNNNNNNNNNNNNNNNNNNNNNNNNNNNNNNNNNNNNNNNNNNNNNNNNNNNNNNNNNNNNNNNNNNNNNNNNNNNNNNNNNNNNNNNNNNNNNNNNNNNNNNNNNNNNNNNNNNNNNNNNNNNNNNNNNNNNNNNNNNNNNNNNNNNNNNNNNNNNNNNNNNNNNNNNNNNNNNNNNNNNNNNNNNNNNNNNNNNNNNNNNNNNNNNNNNNNNNNNNNNNNNNNNNNNNNNNNNNNNNNNNNNNNNNNNNNNNNNNNNNNNNNNNNNNNNNNNNNNNNNNNNNNNNNNNNNNNNNNNNNNNNNNNNNNNNNNNNNNNtggcggtactggcaacggccacactcaaatggtgttttttatgtgccacctgcaacaacctcactcaaatgttttgttcacgtgccaccggctcaagtgccagtaaggtgacgctggtaacaatcacgctcaaatggtgctttttacgtgccaccagcatggaagccagacagctgctctggcagtgatcctttttagggttgattaaataagtaccagctacacactggtgtcgatgtaatcaacttaattcccTCACTCgagctgcccttgtgccaaaaatttgaattcattattattgttgttgttttttgttgtttcagcTTATCCTATTTGTGAGTTTCAACCAACCTGTCCGGTTACACTCGTTCAAATTGATGGGACCATTAGGTAAGTAATAGACTTGAAATTCCCCTCTCAGCTGTTGggtatttacatattcattttgtttactacctctctctctctctctcttggtttctactttcctaacaccaacccctacaagagtgcagtgggtgctttttaggtgccaccggcacgagtggcAGTTACGAAAcaccggcatcagccacgactatgatctcacCTGGCTCGACAGGTcctctcaagcatggtatattccTAAGGGTCTCGGACACTTCTCACTGCCTCCAACTTTtaaagggtgcttttaacatgccaccagcatggctgctagttacacaacactggcatcagccatgactacgatttcacttggcttgatgggtcttcttctcaagcatggcatattgccaaaggtctcggtcactttgcttccatgaggcccaacgctcaaagaTCACGCTTCATCACCTCCTCCTatgtctacctcttctacaggttccctccatagTTATCTaattacaaaaatgttttttttaaacattgaatgactagTGGGGACCagttgaataaaatagaaatcaaaagggtctatcgaaaaaaaaaagggttgggAGCCACTGGTCAAGTGACTCtggtaaaaaaatattgttgttggtcacttactggtcttgtaccaaaatttgaaagcattgtttaggtcgttgttgttggtaatattgttattttgtatattatattcagaAAACGGGCCCAAAACTATAAAACTGTTTATAAACCAGCCACGGACCCTTGACTTTGACCAGGCTGAAGGCATGGAACCTGTCCAGTCCCTGAGTATAGAAGCATCAGACTTAGAAAATTGTACGACCATTCCACTGCGCTATGTCAAGTTCCAGAATGTTCAGAACATCACAGtaagtatacagatatacatacatatcacaaaaaaaatgcacccagtacactgtaaagtggctggtattaCACCAGCACACACACGAGAGGacgtgctgaaaagtttctggctttgggtaaaagaaaatacaggagaatcagttaattatgattttatttaacgtaTTCCCctgctcagattcacacacttattgcagtaaaagaactcagaaaggtTAGGCCTCCGACCAGGCCTTTCgtaatatccttaaagccaggaacttttcactaCCTCCTTGTAGTAGTGCTACATTGTTCATTTTCGGTAAATAACTTTGtgatttgttttcattctttctttctctccacagATATTCATGAAAGACAATCAACAGGGAATGGACACAACACAACTAGATTACTTGTGTTTTATAGGAACCCCTGTATCTTCAACAGATATGTCTGATTTCAAAAGGGTACGCCAATTTATTTCCCCCCGttttcttgtttctctcattCCCAGTCGGTTCTCTGTAACTGCTGGATGGAAAGCATTAAATCTCTGCAGATAAATCAATCAGTTAATGATCTGTTAATTAATGCTGGTTGTCAGTAAAATGtaacagccatcatcatcagtgtcctACACTATCattgttactaccaccaccaccaccaccacgatagtcatcatcatcatcatcatcaccaccaccatagtcatcatcaccat
Coding sequences:
- the LOC106875121 gene encoding thioredoxin-like protein 1, which gives rise to MKVLTEESELSTQLANAGTKLVVVEFFAETCEPCRIIAPKFEEMSLQFSNVVFLKVDVEALPGLAEANKVFSMPTFQFFRNKVKIDELKGCNPKPLREKIMKYSSGEDSIETDPNVKGYMDLYSLINETCSECLNESDTNPFHNCLLKNGSYLESDCDEQLILFVSFNQPVRLHSFKLMGPLENGPKTIKLFINQPRTLDFDQAEGMEPVQSLSIEASDLENCTTIPLRYVKFQNVQNITIFMKDNQQGMDTTQLDYLCFIGTPVSSTDMSDFKRVAGKKGESH